The following coding sequences are from one Sesamum indicum cultivar Zhongzhi No. 13 linkage group LG11, S_indicum_v1.0, whole genome shotgun sequence window:
- the LOC105174085 gene encoding zinc finger A20 and AN1 domain-containing stress-associated protein 4 isoform X1, which produces MAEEHGFQAPEGHRLCVNNCGFFGSPATQNMCSKCYRDLSIKKSADFSTPSTAPPPSTAAQLSLSSPDKAESSVATVAAQSPPMPVQQQAQPQPQPPTNRCSTCRKKVGLTGFRCRCGITFCGSHRYPEKHGCTFDFKAMGREAIAKANPVVKADKLDKI; this is translated from the exons ATGGCTGAAGAGCACGGGTTTCAGGCTCCCGAAGGCCACCGCTTGTGCGTCAATAACTGCGGCTTTTTCGGCAGCCCTGCCACGCAAAATATGTGTTCTAAATGTTACAGGGACCTTTCCATCAAGAAATCTGCTGATTTTTCCACTCCCTCGACTGCGCCGCCGCCGTCCACCGCGGCGCAGCTGAGTCTTTCCTCGCCGGACAAGGCTGAGTCCTCCGTCGCGACGGTGGCGGCTCAGTCTCCCCCGATGCCGGTACAGCAGCAGGCACAGCCGCAGCCGCAG CCGCCGACGAACCGGTGCTCCACGTGCAGGAAGAAGGTGGGGCTGACGGGGTTCAGGTGCAGGTGCGGGATCACCTTCTGTGGGAGCCACCGGTACCCGGAGAAGCACGGATGCACGTTTGATTTCAAGGCCATGGGAAGGGAGGCCATCGCTAAGGCTAATCCGGTGGTCAAAGCCGACAAGCTGGACAAGATTTGA
- the LOC105174085 gene encoding zinc finger A20 and AN1 domain-containing stress-associated protein 4 isoform X2, translated as MAEEHGFQAPEGHRLCVNNCGFFGSPATQNMCSKCYRDLSIKKSADFSTPSTAPPPSTAAQLSLSSPDKAESSVATVAAQSPPMPVQQQAQPQPQPPTNRCSTCRKKVGLTGFRCRCGITFCGSHRYPEKHGCTFDFKAMGREAIAKANPVVKADKLDKI; from the exons ATGGCTGAAGAGCACGGGTTTCAGGCTCCCGAAGGCCACCGCTTGTGCGTCAATAACTGCGGCTTTTTCGGCAGCCCTGCCACGCAAAATATGTGTTCTAAATGTTACAGGGACCTTTCCATCAAGAAATCTGCTGATTTTTCCACTCCCTCGACTGCGCCGCCGCCGTCCACCGCGGCGCAGCTGAGTCTTTCCTCGCCGGACAAGGCTGAGTCCTCCGTCGCGACGGTGGCGGCTCAGTCTCCCCCGATGCCGGTACAGCAGCAGGCACAGCCGCAGCCGCAGCCGCCGACGAACCGG TGCTCCACGTGCAGGAAGAAGGTGGGGCTGACGGGGTTCAGGTGCAGGTGCGGGATCACCTTCTGTGGGAGCCACCGGTACCCGGAGAAGCACGGATGCACGTTTGATTTCAAGGCCATGGGAAGGGAGGCCATCGCTAAGGCTAATCCGGTGGTCAAAGCCGACAAGCTGGACAAGATTTGA